The Flavobacterium jumunjinense genome includes a region encoding these proteins:
- a CDS encoding chaperone modulator CbpM, whose product MDTQELIIIEVFCKEYQIEKHLVDDLEAFGLLQTIQHNQATYIHKNQLVNIEKIIRLHNDLNINKEGIAVILDLLEKVNQLQTEVKHLNDRLGLYE is encoded by the coding sequence ATGGACACACAAGAATTAATAATAATCGAAGTATTCTGCAAAGAATACCAAATAGAAAAGCACCTTGTTGACGATTTAGAAGCATTTGGATTACTACAAACCATACAACACAATCAAGCTACCTACATACACAAAAACCAATTAGTCAACATTGAAAAAATAATACGACTGCACAACGATTTAAACATAAACAAAGAAGGTATAGCAGTCATACTAGACCTACTAGAAAAAGTAAATCAATTGCAAACAGAAGTCAAGCACCTAAACGACCGATTGGGATTGTATGAGTAA
- a CDS encoding IS1/IS1595 family N-terminal zinc-binding domain-containing protein: MDVITCPKCGGNTIVKSGIIKERQRYLCKSCTYYFTVNKIGKKIDDYYVTKALQLYLEGLSYREIERIIGVSHVSISNWVKEYKIKKPPHPSYHPSYKVFKHAELVEYLKNKEQLSGAGMIITELGDKFMLIKWERFKD; this comes from the coding sequence ATGGACGTTATTACTTGCCCAAAGTGTGGTGGAAATACTATTGTGAAAAGCGGAATTATTAAAGAAAGACAACGGTATTTGTGCAAATCGTGTACCTATTATTTTACGGTAAATAAAATAGGTAAAAAGATAGACGATTATTATGTTACAAAAGCTTTACAGCTCTATTTAGAAGGCTTGAGCTATAGAGAAATAGAACGCATTATTGGCGTTTCTCATGTCTCTATTAGTAATTGGGTGAAAGAGTATAAAATTAAAAAACCACCACATCCAAGTTATCATCCTAGCTATAAGGTATTCAAGCACGCCGAATTGGTGGAATACCTAAAAAATAAAGAACAATTGTCTGGTGCAGGAATGATTATTACTGAACTGGGCGATAAGTTTATGCTTATTAAATGGGAACGTTTTAAGGATTAG
- a CDS encoding T9SS type A sorting domain-containing protein — protein sequence MKKRVLFALFVLFTSLSIKAQCGAAANITVTNIVNNSMTVSWTDPASNAVSWSIGVFYDGVLATTISVQSSPYVITGLPCNKNITNITVNKDCGPGNGGSSASTTVGYVTNCNFGSPENIAICSDTPTVCFDLTSNNATILGNYAPSNYTINYFSTQTDALDNINPVASPYCVDQNTVLFSRITDNSDPTIYQINSFTLLPSTYINMNALSHLVQCDDDNDGSITYDLTTSQALIATTNTLTYYLSFQDATNEVNSISNPATFAQTNSGASLVYIRESIVNDCDKIYRRNLIFIANCNSASVCDNANSLCGSLDTPFNNTTGVQSIGNHGCLTTTPNPTWFYFPVSQSGTLNFEIKQGDNAPDYNNQDVDYIVYGPFTNQSEGCTLYNDTNIVACSYSTASTEYPIIPNALAGEYYLLMVTNFSNDVGFISIDLLPTSTGIIDCTGLSFVSFLDTNSNGVQDIGEVNFPLGNFDYEKNNDGTIHTIFAPNGTFNIYDNDIANAYDVNFTILSNYASYYNVTIAPYTGLNPTSGMMTYYFPVTPLQNYEDVSVVVIPTNQPRPGFNYTNKVVYTNLGNQTVSAGTITFNTPSAVTINNTNPATVPNANGFTYDYTNLLPFEIRSIDVAMDVPTVPTVNGGDYLTSTAAILPIVNDVAPSNNDHTLTELVVNAYDPNDKTESHGPEILQSSFTAEDYLIYTIRFENTGNAAAINVSIEDVLNSQLDTNTLEMVSASHAYEMDRIEKTITWKFNGIMLPVSQANSTVGKGYVTFKIKPLAGYAVGDIIPNTAAIYFDFNPAIVTNTFTTEFVSTLSNGSFNTENIHIYPNPTQGILTVNSGNNAIQSIVLYDMLGNRLFTELPLQTETSLDISNLQTGIYILELRSNDNERLIQKIIKK from the coding sequence ATGAAAAAAAGAGTACTATTCGCACTGTTTGTTTTATTTACTTCCTTGTCTATAAAAGCACAATGTGGAGCTGCTGCAAACATAACGGTCACTAATATCGTTAACAATTCAATGACAGTTAGTTGGACAGATCCGGCTAGCAATGCCGTTAGTTGGTCTATTGGTGTTTTTTATGATGGTGTTTTAGCAACTACTATCAGCGTTCAATCGAGTCCTTATGTAATTACAGGTTTACCTTGTAACAAAAACATTACAAACATTACTGTAAACAAAGACTGTGGTCCAGGCAATGGAGGCTCTTCTGCTTCTACTACTGTTGGCTATGTGACCAATTGTAATTTTGGTAGTCCAGAGAACATAGCAATATGTAGCGATACGCCAACGGTTTGTTTCGATTTAACGTCAAATAATGCTACTATTCTAGGAAACTATGCTCCGTCTAATTATACTATTAATTACTTTTCAACACAAACAGACGCTTTAGATAATATCAATCCTGTTGCTAGTCCTTATTGTGTCGATCAAAACACGGTTTTATTTTCTAGAATTACAGACAATTCAGATCCAACAATTTATCAAATCAATTCATTTACTCTTTTACCATCAACCTACATAAATATGAATGCTTTAAGCCATCTTGTACAATGTGATGATGATAATGATGGTAGCATTACGTATGATTTAACAACTTCTCAAGCGCTTATTGCTACAACAAATACGCTAACTTATTATCTTAGTTTTCAAGATGCTACAAACGAAGTGAATAGTATTTCTAATCCAGCTACTTTTGCACAAACAAATAGTGGTGCTTCTTTAGTTTATATTAGAGAATCTATTGTTAATGATTGCGATAAGATATACAGGCGCAATCTTATTTTTATAGCCAATTGTAATTCTGCATCCGTTTGTGACAATGCCAATTCTTTGTGCGGTTCATTAGACACTCCTTTTAATAACACAACAGGAGTACAATCAATAGGAAATCATGGTTGTTTAACCACGACACCTAATCCTACTTGGTTTTATTTCCCTGTAAGTCAATCGGGTACACTTAATTTCGAAATAAAACAAGGAGATAATGCTCCAGACTACAACAATCAAGATGTCGATTATATTGTATACGGACCTTTTACCAATCAATCAGAGGGTTGCACACTGTATAACGATACAAATATAGTAGCTTGTAGTTATTCTACTGCTTCTACCGAATATCCAATTATTCCAAATGCGCTAGCTGGTGAATATTATCTATTAATGGTTACTAATTTCTCTAACGATGTTGGATTTATTTCTATCGATTTATTACCAACTTCTACAGGAATTATAGATTGTACAGGACTTTCTTTTGTTTCCTTTTTAGACACCAATTCGAATGGTGTTCAAGACATAGGAGAAGTTAACTTTCCTTTAGGGAATTTTGATTATGAAAAAAACAACGATGGTACAATTCATACTATATTTGCTCCAAATGGCACGTTTAACATTTATGATAATGATATAGCAAATGCCTATGATGTTAATTTTACTATTCTGTCAAATTATGCGAGTTATTATAATGTAACAATAGCACCCTATACAGGACTGAACCCAACTTCGGGAATGATGACTTATTACTTCCCTGTTACACCCCTTCAAAACTATGAAGATGTTAGCGTTGTTGTTATTCCAACCAACCAACCAAGACCTGGTTTTAATTATACCAATAAAGTTGTCTACACGAATTTAGGAAACCAGACGGTTAGTGCAGGAACAATAACATTTAATACTCCAAGTGCTGTAACCATAAACAACACCAATCCTGCTACTGTACCAAATGCAAATGGATTTACATATGATTATACCAATTTATTACCTTTCGAGATTCGATCTATCGATGTAGCAATGGATGTGCCAACGGTACCAACCGTAAATGGAGGCGATTATCTAACGAGTACTGCCGCTATTTTACCAATTGTTAATGATGTTGCACCAAGCAATAACGACCATACCCTAACAGAACTTGTTGTTAATGCCTATGACCCGAACGACAAAACAGAATCGCATGGGCCAGAAATTTTACAGTCTAGTTTTACAGCAGAAGATTATTTAATATATACCATTCGTTTTGAAAACACAGGTAATGCAGCAGCTATTAATGTGAGCATTGAAGATGTATTAAATAGCCAACTCGACACCAATACTTTAGAAATGGTGAGTGCAAGTCATGCTTATGAAATGGATCGAATAGAAAAAACGATTACATGGAAATTTAACGGTATCATGTTGCCAGTTTCTCAAGCCAACAGCACTGTTGGTAAAGGATATGTAACTTTCAAAATTAAACCTTTAGCGGGTTATGCAGTGGGCGATATAATCCCTAACACAGCAGCTATCTATTTTGATTTTAACCCTGCAATTGTTACCAACACTTTCACAACTGAATTTGTATCTACCCTATCAAACGGCAGTTTTAATACCGAAAACATACACATTTATCCAAACCCTACTCAGGGAATACTAACAGTTAATTCTGGAAACAATGCCATACAATCCATCGTTTTATACGATATGCTTGGCAATCGATTATTCACAGAACTACCTTTACAAACTGAAACAAGTTTAGACATTAGCAACCTACAAACAGGGATCTATATTCTTGAACTTAGGTCGAATGATAACGAAAGACTAATTCAGAAGATTATTAAAAAATAA
- a CDS encoding DnaJ C-terminal domain-containing protein, whose protein sequence is MEFIDYYKILEIDKSATADAIKKAYRKLARKWHPDVNPNDAAAKVKFQQLNEANEVLSHPEKRKKYDKYGKDWERGEEYEQQRQYSNSGNQQNAGNFNEGDFSDFFSSMFGQQRGGGNRRSNAKFRGQDFNAQLQIDIKEAAKTHKKELTINGKSLRITIPAGIEDEQTIKINGYGGEGANKGPNGDLYITFSIVNTTPFKRVGNDLYVNHDLDLYTAVLGGEIMLTAFDASKLKLKVAAGTQNGTKIRLKGKGFPVYKKEDTFGDLYVTYTVTIPTQLSEKEKELFQQLAQK, encoded by the coding sequence ATGGAATTTATTGATTACTACAAAATTCTTGAGATTGATAAAAGTGCAACAGCAGATGCTATCAAAAAAGCCTATCGAAAACTAGCGCGTAAATGGCATCCCGATGTGAACCCTAATGATGCTGCAGCAAAAGTAAAGTTTCAACAACTCAACGAAGCCAATGAGGTTTTAAGCCATCCTGAAAAAAGAAAAAAATACGATAAATACGGTAAAGATTGGGAACGCGGAGAAGAATATGAACAACAACGTCAGTATTCGAATAGCGGAAACCAACAAAATGCAGGTAATTTTAATGAGGGCGATTTCTCCGATTTCTTCTCTTCGATGTTCGGACAACAAAGAGGTGGAGGCAATAGGCGTAGTAATGCCAAATTTAGAGGACAGGATTTTAACGCTCAATTGCAAATAGACATTAAAGAAGCCGCTAAAACGCATAAAAAAGAACTTACTATTAATGGGAAGAGCCTACGCATTACCATTCCTGCTGGTATTGAAGACGAACAAACCATAAAAATTAACGGCTATGGTGGTGAAGGAGCCAACAAAGGCCCTAATGGCGATTTGTATATTACTTTTTCAATCGTAAACACAACCCCATTTAAACGCGTTGGTAATGATTTGTATGTGAATCATGATTTAGATTTATACACCGCTGTGCTAGGAGGAGAAATAATGCTAACCGCTTTCGATGCTTCCAAACTAAAACTTAAAGTTGCAGCAGGAACGCAAAACGGAACAAAAATACGTTTGAAAGGAAAAGGCTTTCCTGTGTATAAAAAAGAAGACACATTTGGCGATTTATATGTTACCTATACAGTGACTATACCGACTCAACTTTCCGAAAAAGAAAAAGAACTATTTCAGCAGTTAGCCCAAAAATAA
- a CDS encoding DUF6266 family protein, which yields MGTYNKGIMGAFSGKVGPVVGANWRGKEVMRSLPRRSNKAATPLQAQHRLKFSSVIAFLGPIYPILSRYYGANQGEKSRVNRAMSYHMKEAIVFTDPDFTFAYNKVQIAKGYLVGIEGGAIVSNTANTIDFTWNNNTGQGEALATDRLVVGVYDAATKNWIYSLAVAERSATTGGLLLPVTLSGSTVEVWATFASADEKRYATSTYLGNVVVG from the coding sequence ATGGGAACGTATAACAAGGGCATCATGGGTGCATTTTCGGGAAAAGTTGGGCCAGTAGTTGGTGCTAACTGGAGAGGTAAAGAAGTAATGCGTAGTTTACCAAGAAGGAGTAACAAAGCTGCAACACCATTACAAGCGCAGCATCGGTTAAAGTTTTCGTCTGTAATTGCTTTTCTAGGGCCAATTTATCCTATTTTAAGTCGGTATTATGGAGCCAATCAGGGTGAGAAATCGCGAGTAAATCGGGCAATGTCCTATCACATGAAGGAAGCAATAGTGTTTACAGACCCTGACTTTACTTTTGCCTACAACAAGGTGCAAATTGCGAAAGGCTATTTGGTTGGTATTGAAGGGGGTGCTATTGTTTCTAACACGGCAAATACGATCGATTTTACTTGGAATAATAATACAGGTCAAGGAGAGGCGTTAGCTACAGACAGGTTGGTTGTTGGGGTATATGATGCTGCTACTAAGAACTGGATTTATTCGTTGGCTGTGGCTGAAAGAAGTGCTACAACGGGTGGACTTTTATTACCGGTTACTTTATCGGGATCGACAGTAGAGGTATGGGCTACTTTTGCTTCGGCAGATGAGAAACGATATGCTACGAGTACTTATTTGGGTAATGTAGTTGTGGGTTAA